A genome region from Oncorhynchus masou masou isolate Uvic2021 chromosome 14, UVic_Omas_1.1, whole genome shotgun sequence includes the following:
- the LOC135553693 gene encoding galanin receptor 2b-like isoform X2 produces the protein MADSNNQSLNDDFNISAVIVPVVFSLIFLLGTIGNSLVLAVLLRSGQVGYNTTNLFILNLSVADFFFIIFCVPFQATIYSLEGWVFGSFMCKVVHFFINLTMYASSFTLAAVSVDRYLAIRYPLRSRELRTPCNAVVAMVVIWGLSLIFAGPYLSYYDLIDYANSNVCVPGWEEYNRKVLDTCTFVFGYVIPVLIVSLSYTRTIKYMWTAVDPLDGMSESKRAKRKVTKMIIIVTVLFCFCWLPYHVVILSYLYGDFPFNQTTYAFRILSHCMAYANSCLNPIVYALVSKHFRKGFKKVFSCILSKNGRNKVHVVHVANTVPGFQAGSTEVSQMNEDNVRQNDCEMSSRPIAEPREATISHFQKQP, from the exons AtggctgattcaaataatcaaagcttaaATGATGACTTCAACATATCAGC TGTGATCGTGCCCGTTGTGTTCTCGCTCATATTCCTGCTGGGGACCATTGGGAACAGTCTGGTTCTGGCCGTCCTCCTCCGCAGCGGCCAGGTGGGATACAACACCACCAACCTGTTCATTCTCAACCTCAGCGTGGCCGACTTCTTCTTCATCATCTTCTGCGTGCCTTTCCAAGCCACCATCTACTCCCTGGAGGGCTGGGTGTTCGGCTCCTTCATGTGCAAGGTGGTCCACTTCTTCATCAACCTCACCATGTATGCCAGCAGCTTCACGCTGGCCGCCGTCTCGGTTGACAG GTATCTGGCCATTCGCTACCCTCTTCGCTCTAGAGAGTTGAGAACGCCCTGTAATGCCGTGGTTGCCATGGTAGTCATCTGGGGACTATCATTGATCTTCGCAGGACCGTATTTGAGCTACTACGACCTCATAGACTATGCCAACAGTAACGTTTGTGTTCCAGGTTGGGAGGAGTACAACCGCAAGGTGCTGGACACTTGCACCTTTGTGTTTGGTTATGTGATCCCTGTGCTCATCGTGAGCCTGTCCTACACCAGAACCATCAAGTACATGTGGACTGCTGTGGACCCTCTGGACGGGATGTCGGAGTCCAAGAGGGCTAAGCGCAAAGTCACCAAAATGATCATCATCGTCACAGTGCTCTTCTGCTTCTGCTGGCTGCCCTATCATGTGGTGATCCTATCCTATCTGTACGGAGACTTCCCCTTCAACCAGACCACATACGCATTCAGGATCCTCTCTCACTGCATGGCCTACGCCAACTCCTGCCTCAACCCCATTGTGTACGCCTTGGTGTCCAAGCACTTTCGCAAAGGTTTCAAGAAGGTGTTCAGCTGCATTCTCAGTAAGAACGGCAGGAACAAAGTGCATGTGGTACATGTAGCCAACACAGTGCCTGGGTTCCAGGCAGGGTCCACAGAAGTGTCACAAATGAATGAGGACAATGTACGACAAAATGACTGTGAGATGAGCAGCCGGCCCATCGCCGAGCCGAGGGAAGCAACTATAAGCCATTTCCAGAAACAGCCTTGA
- the LOC135553693 gene encoding galanin receptor 2b-like isoform X1: MSDLEDFSKTAGHWNTSDSYQLNPTSVIVPVVFSLIFLLGTIGNSLVLAVLLRSGQVGYNTTNLFILNLSVADFFFIIFCVPFQATIYSLEGWVFGSFMCKVVHFFINLTMYASSFTLAAVSVDRYLAIRYPLRSRELRTPCNAVVAMVVIWGLSLIFAGPYLSYYDLIDYANSNVCVPGWEEYNRKVLDTCTFVFGYVIPVLIVSLSYTRTIKYMWTAVDPLDGMSESKRAKRKVTKMIIIVTVLFCFCWLPYHVVILSYLYGDFPFNQTTYAFRILSHCMAYANSCLNPIVYALVSKHFRKGFKKVFSCILSKNGRNKVHVVHVANTVPGFQAGSTEVSQMNEDNVRQNDCEMSSRPIAEPREATISHFQKQP; this comes from the exons ATGTCAGATCTGGAAGACTTCAGCAAAACAGCAGGGCACTGGAACACATCGGACAGCTACCAGCTGAATCCCACCAGTGTGATCGTGCCCGTTGTGTTCTCGCTCATATTCCTGCTGGGGACCATTGGGAACAGTCTGGTTCTGGCCGTCCTCCTCCGCAGCGGCCAGGTGGGATACAACACCACCAACCTGTTCATTCTCAACCTCAGCGTGGCCGACTTCTTCTTCATCATCTTCTGCGTGCCTTTCCAAGCCACCATCTACTCCCTGGAGGGCTGGGTGTTCGGCTCCTTCATGTGCAAGGTGGTCCACTTCTTCATCAACCTCACCATGTATGCCAGCAGCTTCACGCTGGCCGCCGTCTCGGTTGACAG GTATCTGGCCATTCGCTACCCTCTTCGCTCTAGAGAGTTGAGAACGCCCTGTAATGCCGTGGTTGCCATGGTAGTCATCTGGGGACTATCATTGATCTTCGCAGGACCGTATTTGAGCTACTACGACCTCATAGACTATGCCAACAGTAACGTTTGTGTTCCAGGTTGGGAGGAGTACAACCGCAAGGTGCTGGACACTTGCACCTTTGTGTTTGGTTATGTGATCCCTGTGCTCATCGTGAGCCTGTCCTACACCAGAACCATCAAGTACATGTGGACTGCTGTGGACCCTCTGGACGGGATGTCGGAGTCCAAGAGGGCTAAGCGCAAAGTCACCAAAATGATCATCATCGTCACAGTGCTCTTCTGCTTCTGCTGGCTGCCCTATCATGTGGTGATCCTATCCTATCTGTACGGAGACTTCCCCTTCAACCAGACCACATACGCATTCAGGATCCTCTCTCACTGCATGGCCTACGCCAACTCCTGCCTCAACCCCATTGTGTACGCCTTGGTGTCCAAGCACTTTCGCAAAGGTTTCAAGAAGGTGTTCAGCTGCATTCTCAGTAAGAACGGCAGGAACAAAGTGCATGTGGTACATGTAGCCAACACAGTGCCTGGGTTCCAGGCAGGGTCCACAGAAGTGTCACAAATGAATGAGGACAATGTACGACAAAATGACTGTGAGATGAGCAGCCGGCCCATCGCCGAGCCGAGGGAAGCAACTATAAGCCATTTCCAGAAACAGCCTTGA